From Solea solea chromosome 20, fSolSol10.1, whole genome shotgun sequence, one genomic window encodes:
- the LOC131446961 gene encoding free fatty acid receptor 3-like produces MRYSHVLLFVYILTFLMGVPANILAFCTFCRKVHRKATPIDVLLLSLTISDLVFLFCLPFKMKEAFDDMAWLLDFSLCPLIGFLFYVTIYNSTLLLTAVSVERYLGVAFPLRYSMFRRPRYAVLTSIAIWLVTSLNLSIVYIMPYVQWGRGMGGNHHNDNSTDSKPPPPPPTCYLNFTQDELDIILPFRLELFVFLFCIPLIICCFCYVNFIHILSRLPNIGRRRRLRAIGLALGTLIVFVVCFGPYNASHLVGFVRMESEDWRDTALLFSVFNSCLDPFIFYFSSAAVRSMLNRCFRSIMAKLHILRCGATHQRHGKTDRYKEAAPP; encoded by the coding sequence ATGAGGTACAGTCACGTGTTGCTCTTTGTCTACATCCTCACCTTCCTGATGGGCGTCCCCGCCAACATCCTGGCCTTCTGCACCTTCTGTCGCAAAGTGCATCGCAAGGCGACTCCGATCGACGTCCTGCTCCTCAGCCTGACCATCTCTGacctcgtcttcctcttctgctTGCCCTTCAAAATGAAGGAGGCCTTTGACGACATGGCCTGGCTGCTGGACTTCTCCCTGTGTCCCTTGATCGGTTTCCTCTTCTACGTCACCATCTACAACAGCACGCTGCTCCTCACAGCTGTGAGCGTGGAGCGCTACCTGGGCGTGGCCTTCCCCCTCAGGTACTCCATGTTTCGCAGGCCTCGCTATGCCGTGCTGACCAGCATCGCCATCTGGTTGGTGACCTCCCTGAACCTCAGCATCGTCTACATCATGCCCTACGTCCAGTGGGGCAGAGGAATGGGTGGTAATCACCACAATGACAACAGCACCGACAGTAAGCCGCCTCCGCCTCCGCCCACCTGCTACCTGAACTTCACTCAGGACGAGCTGGACATCATCCTGCCGTTCCGCCTGGAGctctttgtcttcctcttctgcATCCCCCTCatcatctgctgcttctgctacGTCAACTTCATCCACATCCTGTCACGACTGCCCAACATTGGCAGGCGGCGCCGTCTGCGGGCCATAGGCCTGGCGCTCGGCACGCTGATCGTGTTCGTGGTGTGCTTCGGGCCGTACAACGCCTCGCATTTGGTGGGGTTCGTCCGTATGGAGAGCGAGGACTGGAGGGACACAGCTCTGCTCTTCAGCGTCTTCAACTCCTGCCTGGATCCGTTCATCTTCTACTTCTCCTCGGCCGCCGTCAGGAGCATGTTGAACCGCTGCTTCAGGAGCATCATGGCCAAGCTGCACATTCTGAGGTGCGGAGCGACTCATCAGAGACACGGCAAGACTGACAGGTACAAGGAAGCAGCGCCTCCTTGA